The proteins below come from a single Eucalyptus grandis isolate ANBG69807.140 chromosome 3, ASM1654582v1, whole genome shotgun sequence genomic window:
- the LOC104417683 gene encoding probable LRR receptor-like serine/threonine-protein kinase RKF3, giving the protein MLIFLFIVLVLSSSLSSVDSSGHTDYEVSRRELEAADSSASPSCPLNFNYLSGLINGSSQRLLLLDVPTECGYMLQALRLVRSQYLHTTGHFFPPPNSSEACWDVYQSIVSSRIVGFNVQSTCGFKTSLMSETCANVTTRSDFERLLSGTELSDVQKFCNQSLDDESACTSCTDVLARVQGLYFGVPNNGNESDCNGYPFIYAAAYAEQFRPTDEGDLKCLFSLNFSADKKKKKKYGVVFWGIVTGCSNGFFGSVIVIWLCWTWHWRKKRMRKSLAQMESGNAGSGMEMNQMMTASARAIRFTLEEIKKATNNFSRDNMIGRGGYGNVYRGILTDGSEVALKRFKNCAAAGDRAFAHEVEVIASVRHVNLVELKGYCTETGPMEGHQRILVCEMVRSGSLFDHLFGQEQKPLSWPARRKIALGTARGLAYLHYGAQPIIIHRDVKASNILLDEAFDAKLADFGLAKFTPEGQSHVSTKVAGTLGYVAPEYALYGQLSERSDVYSFGVVLLELLSGKKAVISVENGEASLLADWAWSLVRGNSPLDVIDEGMPNLGAPEEMEKHVLLAVLCSHPVVYARPTMEHVMKILESDSPVPPIPDRPISIVAEIENVEQSASSGGSYSIMTSPSEFRPFMSEGYSLSSDTG; this is encoded by the coding sequence ATGCTCATCTTTCTCTTTATTGTTCTGGTGCTGAGCTCAAGTCTGTCCTCTGTCGATTCTTCAGGACACACAGATTATGAAGTCTCAAGGAGAGAATTGGAAGCTGCTgattcttctgcttctccttccTGTCCGCTGAACTTTAATTATCTCAGTGGGCTCATTAATGGGAGCTCCCAGCGGCTCCTGCTGCTGGACGTCCCAACTGAGTGTGGCTACATGCTCCAGGCGCTCCGGCTGGTCCGCTCGCAGTATCTCCACACCACCGGGCACTTCTTCCCGCCTCCCAACTCATCCGAGGCCTGTTGGGACGTGTACCAGAGCATAGTCAGTTCCAGGATTGTCGGGTTCAATGTCCAGTCCACCTGTGGGTTCAAGACCAGCCTCATGTCCGAGACGTGCGCAAATGTCACGACGCGATCGGATTTCGAGAGGCTCCTGTCAGGAACCGAGCTGAGCGATGTCCAGAAGTTCTGCAATCAGTCCCTGGATGATGAGTCTGCCTGCACGTCGTGTACGGACGTCTTGGCCCGCGTGCAAGGGTTGTATTTTGGGGTTCCTAACAACGGGAATGAGTCAGACTGCAATGGGTATCCATTCATCTACGCGGCTGCGTATGCTGAGCAGTTCAGACCGACCGATGAAGGGGACCTCAAGTGCTTGTTTTCGCTCAATTTCAGCgcagacaagaagaagaaaaagaagtatgGGGTCGTTTTCTGGGGAATCGTCACGGGTTGCAGCAATGGCTTCTTCGGCTCGGTGATTGTGATTTGGCTGTGTTGGACATGGCATTGGAGGAAGAAACGGATGAGAAAGAGTTTGGCTCAGATGGAATCAGGCAATGCTGGTTCAGGAATGGAGATGAATCAGATGATGACTGCAAGTGCCAGAGCCATCAGGTTCACCCTTGAGGAAATCAAGAAGGCCACGAACAACTTCTCTAGGGACAACATGATTGGGAGGGGTGGATATGGGAATGTGTACAGAGGAATTTTGACAGATGGGTCAGAGGTTGCCCTCAAGAGGTTCAAGAACTGCGCAGCTGCCGGCGACAGGGCGTTCGCACATGAGGTAGAGGTCATTGCCAGCGTCCGGCATGTCAATCTCGTGGAACTGAAGGGCTACTGCACTGAGACCGGGCCCATGGAAGGCCATCAACGGATCCTTGTGTGCGAAATGGTGCGCAGTGGGAGCCTCTTCGATCACCTCTTCGGGCAAGAACAGAAGCCTCTGAGTTGGCCTGCCCGCCGGAAGATTGCCCTTGGGACAGCACGCGGGTTGGCTTACTTGCACTATGGTGCGCAGCCCATTATAATCCACCGGGATGTGAAAGCGAGCAACATACTCCTGGATGAGGCTTTTGACGCGAAGCTCGCCGATtttggcctcgccaaatttaCCCCTGAGGGCCAGTCACACGTGAGCACCAAAGTGGCCGGCACCCTCGGGTATGTGGCCCCTGAGTACGCTTTGTACGGCCAGTTGTCGGAAAGGAGCGACGTGTACAGCTTCGGAGTTGTGCTCCTAGAGCTACTGAGCGGGAAGAAGGCGGTTATTTCAGTTGAAAACGGCGAGGCCTCGCTCCTGGCGGATTGGGCTTGGTCCCTAGTGAGGGGAAACAGCCCTTTGGACGTCATCGACGAGGGGATGCCGAATTTGGGTGCGCCGGAGGAGATGGAGAAGCATGTTCTGTTGGCAGTGCTTTGCTCTCATCCAGTGGTGTATGCTAGGCCAACCATGGAGCATGTCATGAAGATCCTGGAAAGCGATTCACCGGTACCTCCAATACCCGACCGCCCTATCTCCATAGTAGCAGAGATTGAGAACGTGGAGCAATCAGCAAGCTCAGGTGGCTCATACAGCATCATGACGAGCCCCAGCGAGTTCCGGCCATTTATGTCCGAAGGTTACTCATTGAGTTCTGATACGGGATGA